Within the Bacteroidia bacterium genome, the region AAGGAAACTCCTTTCGCTGAAAGCAGGTCAATAAGGCTATGGATTTCTTTCTCTGTCATGTTGTGCTGCCAATTTACCCAAAGATTTACAGCTTTTTTCTTAAGCCTGTTTTTCTACTCCCATCAGAAAACCAGCCCGAATGGCTTTCTCCTTCGCTTTAGATACTTATTGAGAATCAAGGGGATTGCTTCACTTTGCTCGCAATGACAGCGCTGCTGAATGTTTTTGAATGATAAAGAACCAAATAGGAACCAAAGCAAGCCTGTCATTGCGAGCCCAAAATTTGGGCGAAGCAATCTCCTTCGTTTTAGATAATTATTGGGATTCAAGGGGATTGCTTCACTTTGCTCGCAATGACAGCGCTGCTGGATGTTTTTGAATGATAAAGAACCAAATAGGAACCAAAGCAAGCCTGTCATTGCGAGCCCAAAATTTGGGCGAAGCAATCTCCTTCGCTTTAGATAATTATTGGGATTCAAGGGGATTGCTTCACTTCGTTCGCAATGACAGCAGTGCTGGATGTTTTTGAATGATAAAGAACCAAATAGGAACCAAATAGGAACCAAAGCAAGCTTGTCATTGCGAGCCCAAAATTTGGGCGAAGCAATCTCCTTCGCTTTAGATAATTATTGGGATTCAAGGGGATTGCTTCACTTCGTTCGCAATGACAGAGGTGCTGGATGACTAAATTTTCAATCCTCCGCCGGTCTCCATAAAGGTCCCACTGCCAATAACAGAAACAGAAGATTGAATAAAGCATTGGAGGCATTGCCGGAAGCAATCGAACCCACACTATCGAGGAAAAACCAGGAAAGAGCGCCGTATAAAACTGCCTTCCTAACAGCTTCAGGAGCTTTATCATAAACAGAGGTAGAGAGAAACCAGATCATCACTCCCCAACCCAGCAAAAATCCTCCAGTCAAAGCTGAGAGAAATCGCGTATCAGGAGATTCATAAGTGGTCATACCATCCAGTGGCCAACTCAAAATATCCAGGGTCAAACGGGCAGGTTCCATGGTGGCAATCATAGTCCCCAGAAAAAAGACAGGCCCAAAGGAGCCCACGACAAAAGCCGTAATCTTTAACCAAAACTTATTAAAGGAATGCGATCTGTATTTGCTGATACTTGAAGTTTGTGTACTCATAGAGAAGGAATTATTATTTCCTTCATATTAGGGAGAATAAGCCTAAACCTTTAGACGGCAGCGTCCAATCAAGATAGTCTAGGGCAGTTGATGGCCTTCGAGTTGTTTGGTGAGTAGCTCAAATTTTTCCCAGGGGAAATCTTCATCCCATTCTTCGGGCATAGAAGTAAGTTTTTTGTTCTCATCCCAGGTCCAGATATAATCTTGTCCCTTATAGGTCTTTTCTCCAAGAGCTTCATCTCGGGTCATATCTATTTTTTTAATAGAGTTACTGGAATCGTAATACACATAAAGATTGTGGCGTAAATCAGCTTGACATGCGGGACCCTTTGTTTTCCATCGAAAGACCTGACTGGAAAGATTACCTTCTTCATCAAATCTTTTACTTCCGTTTGGGAAAACGATTTCCCGAAAATTCCCATTCTCATACCATTTATAGAGGGTATCATTGCTCAACAGATATTCTCTTTGACCATCTCTGTAAAAGGTCTCTTTATATAAGGTTTCTGTTCTTAGGTCTGCCTCCTCAAAGCAAGGATTCAATTCACTCCTAAGTATGTAAGGATAGGAAAGCACGAGAGATTTCTCAGCTAATTTTCGATTTTCAAATTTTCTAAAAATATACTTGAAGCTGGTATCCCCTTTTGTATAAGAAAACTCTTCTGCCCTAATCTCTCTATCTTCAAACCAAGCTTGTATACTATCCTTCCGATCAAAGTAAATGAGCTCTCCTTCTTTATTATACCTCTTATACCAGATAGCTTCAGAATCCTGGTACTGCACATTATTCGGAAATTCTCCATCGTATTCTACTTGCCCGTTTTCATGAAATACCATCCATCTTCCTTCTTTAAATCCGTATTTATTGGTAAAGTTGATCTGCTCACCCCTGTACATTTCATATGTTACCTTCTGGGTTTCGTAATGCTCATCCGATACTTCAATTTTCTTCCCATTAAAAAAGACTTCAAAAGTCTTTCCTGATAAACCCGCTATTTTATACTCCAGGGAAAAACAACAATTGCAAAAACAAAACTCATTATCTTCCTGAGTGGCTGAAACAAGCTCCAGCCGATTATTTGCAAATGTGATGTCTGGCGTAAAATCTGCACAACAGTTATCTGCAAAATTGACCCGAATATGTAACAAGCCATCCACTTCTTCCATAAAGCTAATCCGACTCTTTAATTTGTAGGGATCATAGGTGTCATCACAATCCATGGATTCCCAATCGACCAGAAGAATTTCTTCCT harbors:
- a CDS encoding T-complex 10 C-terminal domain-containing protein, with the translated sequence MNRIPAQSHISLLLLFSFFFSCFPELLAQELSTHTEEEILLVDWESMDCDDTYDPYKLKSRISFMEEVDGLLHIRVNFADNCCADFTPDITFANNRLELVSATQEDNEFCFCNCCFSLEYKIAGLSGKTFEVFFNGKKIEVSDEHYETQKVTYEMYRGEQINFTNKYGFKEGRWMVFHENGQVEYDGEFPNNVQYQDSEAIWYKRYNKEGELIYFDRKDSIQAWFEDREIRAEEFSYTKGDTSFKYIFRKFENRKLAEKSLVLSYPYILRSELNPCFEEADLRTETLYKETFYRDGQREYLLSNDTLYKWYENGNFREIVFPNGSKRFDEEGNLSSQVFRWKTKGPACQADLRHNLYVYYDSSNSIKKIDMTRDEALGEKTYKGQDYIWTWDENKKLTSMPEEWDEDFPWEKFELLTKQLEGHQLP